Proteins encoded together in one Desulfosporosinus meridiei DSM 13257 window:
- a CDS encoding ASKHA domain-containing protein — translation MEIKILPNRVIQTENNETLMGALIRHQLPVENVCNGQGTCGKCKVRMLGNLPEPSVQDLKHLNEVEIQAGFRLACTVVPEEGMVIELNFVESQDRKESALLGLKLNAVDSRAEKICLTIDKPSLQDERGDWDRVVDALSAVTGRSYTYPSLHVLRKVSEVLRLEQYILTVTLFENEILEIEPGDTSKRLYGVAVDIGTTSVGVALYDLITGNLMKVVSIENEQTAYGADVISRISFAKESKENALALQGAVKRTINHLLKEIESKVDIHKDEIVKMAIVGNTTMHHLLLGLEVSHLAVSPFVSVCNRPLDLTAHELGLEINTRGKIFLLPNIGSFVGGDTVGAIVGAPEVLEQGNHLLIDLGTNCELFLKTDKIMMACSTAAGPAFEGAGIAYGMRAKQGAIEGVSITESGVHCEVIGGQEPIGICGSGLIEAIDEMKRAGVINKQGKIAVPETADNLSEELRNRIRPAEKAREFILAYGTGQRSDVTISQKDVGELQLAKGAVCAGIKTLVEMAGISVQDLDSVILSGTFATYLKAENILNIGLVPDIPPEKIKMVGNAAHVGAIRTLLNHQEMMMTEELYKKIGHIELGGSATFSNYFMNSLYLEKLS, via the coding sequence ATGGAAATCAAGATACTCCCTAACCGAGTCATCCAGACTGAGAATAATGAAACCTTAATGGGTGCCCTTATCCGTCATCAACTGCCTGTAGAGAACGTTTGTAATGGTCAGGGAACCTGCGGGAAATGCAAAGTTCGCATGCTTGGGAATCTTCCCGAGCCAAGTGTTCAGGATTTAAAACATCTAAATGAAGTAGAAATTCAGGCAGGATTTCGGCTGGCCTGTACAGTTGTTCCTGAAGAGGGAATGGTCATTGAATTAAATTTCGTAGAAAGCCAAGATCGCAAAGAAAGTGCTCTTCTAGGACTAAAGTTAAATGCTGTTGATTCACGAGCTGAAAAGATTTGCTTAACCATCGATAAGCCTTCCTTACAGGATGAGAGGGGAGACTGGGATCGCGTGGTAGATGCTCTCAGCGCTGTTACCGGTAGGAGTTACACTTACCCAAGTTTGCATGTCCTTAGGAAAGTTTCAGAGGTTTTAAGATTAGAACAGTACATCTTAACCGTAACCTTGTTTGAAAATGAGATATTAGAGATTGAGCCCGGAGACACCTCAAAACGATTGTACGGAGTGGCTGTCGATATTGGGACAACCAGCGTAGGAGTGGCCTTATACGATTTAATCACCGGTAACCTCATGAAGGTCGTCTCAATCGAGAATGAACAGACAGCTTATGGCGCAGATGTAATTTCTCGTATTTCATTTGCAAAAGAGAGTAAAGAAAATGCACTAGCCTTGCAGGGTGCTGTTAAGAGAACTATTAATCATTTGTTAAAAGAAATTGAATCCAAGGTGGATATACACAAGGATGAGATTGTCAAAATGGCCATTGTTGGTAACACCACCATGCATCATCTCTTACTGGGATTAGAGGTCTCTCACTTAGCGGTTTCGCCCTTCGTTTCAGTTTGTAACCGACCATTAGATCTTACAGCCCATGAACTAGGACTAGAGATTAATACACGAGGGAAGATATTCCTGCTCCCTAACATTGGGAGTTTTGTTGGTGGAGATACGGTAGGGGCAATTGTCGGGGCTCCGGAAGTATTGGAGCAGGGAAATCACTTACTGATCGACTTAGGTACTAACTGCGAATTGTTTTTAAAGACAGACAAGATAATGATGGCTTGTTCTACTGCAGCAGGTCCTGCTTTCGAGGGTGCCGGAATAGCTTATGGTATGAGAGCAAAACAAGGCGCTATTGAAGGGGTAAGCATTACGGAAAGTGGTGTGCACTGTGAAGTAATCGGTGGCCAAGAACCCATCGGAATTTGCGGTTCAGGTCTTATTGAGGCAATTGACGAGATGAAAAGGGCCGGGGTGATTAATAAACAAGGAAAAATTGCTGTTCCTGAAACAGCGGACAATCTTTCTGAAGAACTCAGGAATCGCATACGTCCTGCTGAAAAAGCTCGTGAATTTATCCTAGCCTATGGTACCGGCCAACGATCTGACGTAACCATCAGTCAAAAAGATGTTGGAGAATTACAATTGGCCAAGGGAGCAGTATGCGCTGGAATAAAGACTTTAGTTGAAATGGCCGGAATAAGTGTTCAAGATCTTGATTCCGTAATTCTATCAGGAACCTTCGCAACGTATCTTAAAGCTGAGAACATTTTAAATATTGGTCTGGTTCCGGATATTCCACCGGAAAAGATAAAAATGGTCGGCAATGCCGCTCATGTTGGGGCAATACGAACACTTCTGAATCATCAGGAAATGATGATGACCGAGGAGCTTTATAAGAAAATTGGGCATATAGAGCTTGGTGGGAGCGCTACATTTTCAAACTATTTCATGAATAGCCTCTATTTAGAAAAATTAAGTTAA
- a CDS encoding DUF6951 family protein, with protein sequence MATGVIKAGACGFTINVKATSGDNHKVKLEITSDCPNYQKIAAELDEVDAFQEIFQKLHTGKVYEAFAKHSPHPSCPGLSGMMKSVEVAAGLALPQNASITVTKE encoded by the coding sequence ATGGCAACAGGAGTTATCAAGGCCGGAGCATGTGGTTTTACCATCAATGTTAAAGCTACTAGTGGTGATAATCATAAAGTAAAACTTGAAATCACTAGTGATTGTCCGAATTACCAAAAAATCGCGGCAGAACTTGACGAAGTAGATGCCTTCCAAGAGATTTTTCAAAAACTCCACACTGGGAAAGTGTACGAAGCATTTGCAAAGCACAGCCCCCATCCCAGCTGTCCAGGATTATCTGGGATGATGAAATCTGTCGAGGTGGCAGCAGGTTTGGCTCTGCCTCAGAATGCAAGTATCACAGTAACTAAAGAGTAG
- a CDS encoding YjdF family protein: MKYKFLLHNWFNLKFSLPIVAEKVDERRVNPKRVQKLSKKQVSNNGVGTKAQQALKLQHEEAKLERRRNNREKWKVEEQMKFKLRQKKKRKEKHKGR, from the coding sequence ATGAAATATAAGTTCCTTCTCCATAACTGGTTCAATTTGAAGTTTAGCCTCCCTATTGTGGCGGAGAAGGTGGATGAGAGACGTGTTAATCCTAAAAGAGTTCAAAAGTTGAGTAAAAAGCAGGTTTCCAATAATGGTGTTGGAACAAAAGCTCAGCAGGCACTTAAACTTCAACACGAAGAGGCTAAACTTGAGCGACGTCGAAACAACAGGGAAAAATGGAAAGTCGAAGAACAGATGAAATTTAAGCTTCGACAAAAAAAAAAAAGAAAAGAAAAGCACAAAGGTAGATAA
- a CDS encoding methylenetetrahydrofolate reductase C-terminal domain-containing protein → MENKFKESLLDKNTLSVTWELVPGRGANEKAQQTAIASAEQAAKGGRVHALTITDNPGGNPAILADYLGMEIIKLGIEPLVHFTCKDKNRNQMESQLYALDRAKVRNLLVMTGDYTYSGFKGRPKPVFDLDPSNTLQLITEMNKGLEVPGMKGPTYHAPSDFFAGAAVSPFKSTEAELMIQYYKMKKKIQGGAQFIVTQLGYDARKCHEVLQFLKVNNLDVPVVGNIYVLPYGAANVMNQNKLPGCVVTDKLLAELNTEKTAEDKGVGQRMLRAAKMYAFMKGMGFAGVHIGGHNLKYEQVEYIIDKGEELSPNWQDYIKEFDYPQNNGFYYFEKDEKTGLNTDRPTNRANRPLDAPAGAMNSMMRGMHSLMFTPNKKLFPVLRSMYHAAEGKKKAEKRLHAVEHIAKVVMLDCKDCGDCAILDIGYLCPMSQCPKNQRNGACGGSLDGWCEVFPKEKKCVWVRAYARLKKYGEEATLDVPPVPPANWDLYQTSSWSNFYLGKDHSAPILGIKRPESKIKK, encoded by the coding sequence ATGGAGAATAAATTCAAAGAATCGTTACTCGACAAGAATACGTTATCTGTGACATGGGAACTGGTTCCAGGAAGAGGCGCTAACGAAAAGGCTCAACAAACTGCCATTGCCTCGGCAGAACAGGCTGCAAAGGGTGGAAGGGTGCACGCGCTTACCATCACGGATAATCCAGGAGGAAATCCGGCAATCTTAGCTGACTATTTGGGAATGGAAATCATCAAGTTGGGAATTGAGCCACTGGTACACTTTACCTGTAAGGACAAGAACCGTAACCAGATGGAGAGTCAATTATATGCACTCGACCGTGCAAAAGTTCGAAATCTCTTAGTCATGACCGGGGACTATACTTATTCCGGATTCAAGGGACGTCCTAAGCCGGTTTTTGACCTAGATCCCTCGAATACACTACAACTTATCACAGAGATGAATAAAGGCTTAGAAGTACCGGGTATGAAGGGGCCAACCTATCACGCTCCCAGTGACTTTTTTGCCGGCGCGGCTGTTTCTCCATTTAAGTCTACAGAGGCTGAGCTGATGATTCAGTATTATAAAATGAAAAAGAAAATCCAAGGCGGGGCACAATTTATTGTTACTCAGCTGGGTTATGATGCTCGCAAGTGTCATGAAGTCCTTCAATTTTTAAAGGTAAACAACCTGGATGTTCCGGTTGTGGGAAATATTTATGTTCTCCCCTACGGAGCGGCCAATGTTATGAATCAAAATAAATTACCGGGCTGCGTCGTAACAGACAAACTCTTGGCCGAACTGAATACTGAAAAGACTGCTGAGGATAAAGGTGTCGGGCAACGTATGCTTAGAGCTGCTAAAATGTATGCCTTTATGAAGGGAATGGGCTTTGCCGGAGTCCACATTGGCGGGCACAATCTTAAATACGAACAAGTTGAATACATCATTGATAAAGGTGAGGAACTCAGCCCTAATTGGCAGGATTATATTAAGGAATTTGATTATCCTCAAAACAATGGTTTCTATTATTTTGAAAAAGACGAGAAGACGGGACTAAACACAGATCGTCCCACAAATCGTGCTAATCGCCCCTTAGATGCGCCTGCGGGAGCAATGAACTCAATGATGAGAGGGATGCACAGTCTCATGTTCACCCCAAATAAAAAGCTTTTCCCAGTATTGCGCAGCATGTATCATGCTGCAGAAGGTAAGAAGAAAGCCGAAAAGAGACTTCACGCCGTTGAACATATTGCCAAAGTTGTCATGCTTGACTGTAAGGATTGCGGCGATTGTGCTATATTAGACATAGGGTATCTATGCCCAATGTCTCAATGTCCAAAAAATCAACGTAACGGAGCTTGCGGTGGAAGCTTGGATGGCTGGTGTGAAGTTTTCCCTAAAGAAAAGAAATGTGTTTGGGTCAGAGCTTATGCCAGACTGAAGAAATACGGGGAAGAAGCAACCTTAGACGTTCCACCAGTCCCCCCGGCTAACTGGGATTTATATCAGACTTCTTCATGGTCTAATTTCTACTTAGGAAAAGACCACTCAGCACCTATCTTAGGTATTAAACGCCCGGAAAGCAAAATCAAGAAGTAG